CCAGTTTCTTAAACCGCTCCGCACACTAGCCCGAAGCGTTAGCGAGGGAGCGCGCCGAGGGGGTTCTTCCTCGCTAACGCTTCGGGCTAGTGTTCTTACGCCTTTCCGAGGATTCGCAGATCGTCGACCATCGTGCAGCGGCGCTGGCGGGTAAACGTCAGCGGGGTGGTGACGCCTTCGCCGGTCGGCGTGGCCACCGAGAACGACAAATAGCCTTCGCCGCCGAGGCCCAAGCCGGCCATGCATGGGCCATTCTTGATAAACAACGTCGTGTCCATCACTCGGCCCATGTGCGTCATGTTGCGGACGTTGTTCGAGTGGATGATCGCGGTGTGGCGAAATCCGTGTTCATAGAACTTCGCTTTTTCGATCGCTTCCCCGACATCGCGGCAGCGGACGAACGGCACGAACGGCATCATCTGCTCGACCGACACGAACGGATTGTGTTCGTCGGTCTCGCCGAACAGCAACTCGACGTCGGGCGAGATTTGCTTGCCGATGCCGCGCGCCAACACCGCCGCATCTTGTCCCAAGAATTCCTTGGCCGGCACATCGTGTTGGTCTTTCCCCTCGCCGACGCTGGCGATGGCGACGCGTGTCAGGGCGTCGACTTCCTTCGCCCCGAGCCGCACGGCCCCGGCCCGATCCATCGCCGCCATCATCTTGTCGAACACGTCGCCGACGACGAACACTTCCTTTTCCGCGATGCACAATAGATTGTTGTCGTACGCGCCCCCTTGGATGATGCAGCGGGCGGCGCGGTCGAGATCGGCTGTTTCATCGACGACGACCGGTGGATTGCCCGGCCCGGCCACGATTGCCCGTTTCGAGCTGCGCAGCGCCGCGCGGGCAACGGCCGGCCCACCGGTGACGCAGATCAGCTTCACGCCGCGATGATTGAAAATCGCATCGGCCGATTCGATTGTCGGTTCGGCGATCACGCAAATCAGGTTGTCGATTCCCAGGTCGCGATAAATCGCCTGGTTGAATCGCCGCACGCCCTCGGCAGCGACGCGCTTGCCGCTCGGATGCGGATTGACCACCATCGTGTTGCCCGAGGCAATCATGCTAACGGCGTTGCCGGTGATTGTCGGCAAGGAATGGGTGACGGGCGTAATCGCTCCGATTACGCCAAACGGAGCGTGTTCGATTACCGCCAGCCCGTTGTCGCCGCTGAACACCTCGCTGGTCAGAAATTCGACGCCGGGAGTGCGCTCGCCGAGTGTTTTCAGCTTTTCGATTTTGTGCGGCAACCGGCCGATCTTGGTCTCTTCCATCTCCATCGTGCCCAGCTCGACTGAATCGTCGATCGAGATGCGGCGGATATGGTCGATGATGCGGCGGCGATCGGCAATGCTCCGTTCGCTTAGTTGCTCGAATGCCTCGGTGGCCGCGGCAACGGCATCGTCGACGCAGGTGAAGACGCCGTGCCGGCCGGTGAAGCTCGATCCGTTCGAGGCATGGGCCCGCGGGCCGAGTTGCGAAAGCACCTGCTCGACCACGGAGCGAATCAATTCTTCGGTCGCTTGCATGGAAGATAATTCCGTTGGGTGGCTAAGGATCGGCCGAAAAATAAGTTCCGTTTGTTTTGAACTCCCTCACCCTGCCCGCTCCCGCAAGCTGCGAGGGCTGTGAAGAAGTTATTGTTCGGACGAGCCGAATTGGGTTGCCGCTACGACGTTTCTCTTTCGAAGACGCATTGGCTGTCGACATGCACTTTGTCAACGATGCCGATGATGACGGTGTCGATCGGCAAGCTCTTGGTTTCCGGCGTGAGCCGGGCGCTCGAGCCCTGGGTAATCAGCACGAACTCGCCCTGGCCGGCGCCGACCGTGTCGACCGCCACGAACGTCCGGCCGGTGGTCACCAGCGACCCGCGTTGTTGCGGTTCGAGCCGATATGGTTCGACCACCAGCAGTTTATGGCCGACCATCGTGGCCACTTTCTGCGTGGCGACGACGGCCCCGGTTACCTTGGCGACGAACATGGTTGACTCCTTCGCGGTGACAATTTCCCGGCCACACTAGTCCGAAGCGTTAGCGAGGGAGCGCCGCGAGAAGGTTCTCCCTCGCTAACGCTTCGGGCTTGTGTTACGACCTCGCTAACGCTTCGGGTTTGTGTTACGACCTCGCTAACGCGTCGGGCTTGTGTTACGACCTCGCTAGCGCTTCGGGCTTGTGTCTTTTCCTTACCGGGGCTGTGGGCTTCGGGGCGATTACGCTGCCGATTCCAAAAACTGTTTGCATTGCCAGGCGACGACTAATTCTTCGTTGGTCGGCATGATCCAAAGCTGCACGCGACTGTCGGGGCCGTCGATACGGCTTTCGCCACGGGCCGACGTATTTCGTTCGGCGTCGAGCAAGATCCCAAGCGATTTGAGCCCCTGGCACACCGCACTGCGCACTGCCGCGCTGTTCTCGCCGATTCCGCCGGTGAAGACGATCGCGTCGGCCCCGCCGAGTTCCACGAGATAGGCGCCCAGGTAGTGCCGCACGCTGGTGGTGAATATATCCAGCGCCAATTGCGCTCGCTCGTCGCCGGCCGCGGCGGCGGTTTCTAAATCGCGCACGTCGCCGCTAGTGCCGCTGATGCCAAGCAAGCCACCTTGTTCGGCCAAAACGTGCAGCACTTCGTCGAGGGATTTGCCGGTTTGCTGCACAATCAACGGCAAGGCAAACGGATCGAAATCGCCGACACGATTGTTCTGCGGCAATCCCGATTGCGGGCTCATTCCCATGCTCGTGGCCACGCTCCGTCCGCCACGAATCGCACACACCGAACTCGATCCGCCGAGATGGCAGGAGATGATCCGCAGATCGTTTGCACTGGCCCCCTCACCCCCGGCCCCTCTCCCGCCAGGGGAGAGGGGAGCTGACGGCCCGGCCCCTCTCCCGCCAGGGGAGAGGGGAGATGATGGCTCGGCCACTTTCCCGCCAGAGGCGAGGGGAGCTGAAGGCTCGCCGGCCACGAGCTGTGCGGTGCGCGTGGCGATATAGCGATGGCTCGCTCCATGAAAGCCCCATCGCTCGATGTGCAGCGATTCGGCCCAGTTCTGCGGGATCGCGTAATTTCGCAGCCGCGGCGGAATCGTTTGGTGAAAGCCGGTTTCAAAGGCCGCCACCAGCGGAATTCCCGGCAATCGCTCGCTGAGCAATCGCATCGCCGCGACATACGGCGGGTTGTGTGCCGGGGCGACGTGGTTCATCTCCTCCATCGCCGCGAGCACCTCCGGAGTCACTCGCTGCACGCCGCTCAGCCGGCCGCCATGCACCGCTTTGAATCCGATGGCCGACACCTCGCCCGCATCGTGCAGGCAGCCGCCGTTCGGATCCGTCAGGTGTTCCAAGCATTGTCGCACCGCGACCGCATGATCCGGCACCAGTGCCACGCCTTCGCTGCGGTTGGATCCGATCTCGGCAAACCAACGGCTCTGCGGCGCATCGGCAGCGCCCGAGCGCGAACCGATCCGCTCGACGCCTCCGCGAGCAAGCTGCCGCTCGTCGGCCATGTCGAACAGCCGATACTTGAAGCTGGTGGAGCCCAAGTTGGCCACAAGGATCTTCATCGAAGTTCGATTGGAGTTGTCGGCAGTTTGAACGGACACAACATTCGCCGGGGGCCGTGCGGACGGGGATGTTATCCCAAAAAAGCGTTGGTCAATCCTTCGGCCGGACGGGGGATGATGTGGCTGGACACTAGTTCGCCGGTTTGCGACGCGGCATTGGCGCCGGCTTCGACCGCCGCGCGCACGCTGCCGACATCGCCCGAAACGACCGTGGTGACCAGTCCGCCGCCGATCGAAACCCGCTTGACGATTTGCACGTTGGCCGCTTTGGCCATCGCGTCGGTCGCTTCGACCAATCCGATGAGCCCCTTGGTTTCGACCAATCCGATTGCACTTTGCATGTTTGAATCTTTCTGGGGAAATGAGGTTTTTCGTGGAGAGCCAATCGCGCGCTGACCGCTCTCGGTCGCTGGGGCAAAGAGCGGGGCGGACGGCACACGGAGTGTGCCTGCTACAATCAGTCGCCGCCGGCGGCTTTTTTGCCCGGCGGGGGCAGAACGATGCCGATGTCGTCGTGCGGACGCGGAATGACTTGCACTCCGACAACTTCGCCGATCCGGCCGGCCGCGGCCGCTCCGGCATCAGTCGCCGCTTTGACGGCCGCTACATCGCCGGTGACAAACGCGGTCACCAATCCGCTGCCGACTTTGTCCCAACCGAGAAACTGGACATTGGCGGCCTTCATCATCGCATCGCTCGCTTCGACAAGGGCCACGAAGCCCTTTGTCTCGATCATGCCTAATGCTTCCATCACTTTTGCCATGGTTAGCTCCAAAAAGGGGTTAGGGGCGAGGGACGAGCGCCGAGAAACGAGGACAGGAAGACTTGCTTTCTTCTCTAGTCCCTCGCCCCTCGTCCCTCGCCCCTAATAAACAGTTCTACTCTTGTTGCGTGGTCCAAATCGGCGGCGTTGCCTTCGTCGGTGTCGAGATGCACTTCCAGCTTGCTGGTGGCGTCGGCGCGCACCACCAAGTCGTCGAACACGGTCGGGCAAGGGGATTCGATTCGCAGGCTCATGCGGCCGCCGTTTTTCACGCCGTAATAGGCCGCGTGTTCGAAGTTCATGTGAACGTGCCGCTCGGCGCGGATCACGCCTTCTTTCAATTCCACGACCCCTTTCGGGCCGACCAGCACGCAGCCGGGCGTCGCCTTCACGTTGCCGCTCATCCGCACCGGCAATTCCAGGCCGAGCGAAATGGCGTCGGTGAAGGCCAATTCGACCTGCGTGTAGGGGCGCGTGGGGCCGAGCACGCGCACCGCCGGCAACATCCGCCGGCGCGGTCCGACGACCATCACCGTTTCCTCGGCCGCAAAAAAGCCGTCTTGATAGAGGTCTTTCATCGGCGTGAGCTTGTGGCCAGAGCCGAACAGCGTTTCCACGTGCTCGTCGGTCAGATGGCAATGCCGGGCCGAAATGCTCACCACAAGATTCGGCGTCTGCAATTTCGCCGGTGGCTGCGGCAATTGCTGGGTCGCCCCGACGCCGGCGCCGCGGGCCGTTATGATATCGCGCACGATTCGTTCGACGCTGGAGCGGTCAAACGTGGTTGCAACGGTGCTGGACATCTTTATCTAGCCCGGCGTTCACGCCTGGCTTCCGAGGGTCCAAATCAAACTTGTTGCCCCTTCAGGGGCTAAAGCCGCAGGAGGGTAAGCCCCGTGAACGGCGCCGCAACGGTTTTTTCAGTCGGTTCGCGGTCCCAGGCGTGAACGCCTCGGCCACGTGAATCATTTGCTTTCAGCCGGAGTATCCATTGGTTTTTCCGCGATCAGCACATTCAGTCCGGCGTCGCTTAACCGCTGCGTCCACTTCGCTTCAATTTCGTCGTCGACGATCAGGCAATGAACGGCATCCAAGGGACACAAATTCGCGAGGCTTTGATGGCCGAATTTCGTGCTGTCGGCAACGACAATCACCTCCTCGGCACAACGCATCATGGCCCGTTCGGTTTCCACCAGCAGCAGATTGCTGTTGAAAAACCCCCGCTCGTTGATCCCCGCCACGCTCAGGATTGTCTTGCGAACGCTCAGGCCGGCGAGCATGTGGTTGGCATAGGGGCCGAGCGTCACGCCGGTCCGCGGATACACATAGCCGCCGAGCACTACTAAGTCCGTATTCGCGGCCGAGGCGAACAGGTTCGCCACCGGGAGCGAATTGGTGACGATCTGCAAGGGCCGGCCGACGAGCAACCGGGCCACCTCGTAGGTCGTCGAGCCGCCGTCGAGCAGGAGCGTATCGCCATTCTGCACCAACTGGCTTGCCCGCTGCGCGACCAGCCGTTTCTTGTCCCATTGCGCGGGTTGCCGCTCATCGAAAGGGGGGAGCTGTGGCGAAGTGCCGGTGTAAAACACCCCGCCGTGCGTCCGTTTGGCGGAGCCGATCCCTTCGAGCTGATCCAAATCACGACGGATCGTCGATTCGGAAACGCCCATTTGGTCAGCCAATTCGGGTAGCGACGCAAACCCCCGCATTCGGACGAGTTCGAGCAGTCGGTTTCGCCTTTCTTCGGCCAATGCCACCGGGAAAACCCTCCGAGCTCGTTCCTCTTGATAGAGTTTGACATAAAACTATCACCAATGCAAGCAAATTGTTGCGTACATATGAAAGATTCAGAAATTCGCTCACGAGTTTGTCACCAACCCGGAAAACTCGGGCCTCTTAGGCGGCCAATATGGGCACAAATCGGCGATCATTCTCTCTGGCCGCGATTCTACTTCGTGAAGACGATGGAAGAAAAATGCCACATTCTTCCAGGAATTCAGGGCTTGGCGATTTGTTCTATCATTTCGCCGAGCAGCTCCATCGGCAGCCCGATCACATTCGACTCGCTGCCTTCGAGCACCTTCACCCAGCCCAGGCGATCTTGATAGCCGAATCCGCCGGCTTTGCCTTCCCATTGCCAGCTTTCGACATAGGCGGCCAGATCGGCCGGGGACAGATGGTCCATTTTCAGTCGCGTCATGGCAATGCGGATCAGCGGATCGCGCTCCGGCAGTTTCCAGAGGCAGACGCCGCTCAGTACTCGGTGCTCGCGTCCGCTGAGCATTTCGAGCATCCGCCGCGCCAGCGATTCGTTTTCCGGCTTGCCGAGCACCTGTCCATCACATTCGGCGACGGTGTCGCAGGCCAGAATCAGTCCCTGGCCGACTTGAACCGCCACGTCCGACGCTTTCTCCAATGCCAGCCGGGCGACTAGTTCAGCCGGGCTCTTTCGGCTACAAATTCCGCATTCGTCGACATCCAGCGGCGGCACGATCTCGAATTCATAACCCGCCGCGGCGAGCAACTGCCGCCGTTGCGGCGATCGGCTTGCCAAGATCAGTTTGGGTCGGCGTGGAGGCATGGGCTGTCCGAATCGCTGTGCTGGACCATCGGCATCCGGAATCGTTTCGGTCCCTATCGTACCGCAATGCGGCGGTGCGGCGGAACTGGTGGAAACCGCGATGCGCGGCCGGTTCTGCAAACTTGCCACGGCCTTTCGCCGTGGCGGGCGGTCGATTAGACTGGATTCTATTCCCCCCACCGCCCCGGTCTTTACAGTCGCCCGCATCCACACCGCAATGCGATGCAGATCGAGCAACTTAATCATTATCTAGACCATCCTGCCGAGTCCGATGGCTGGCTCAGTCCCTGGCAATTAGGCGATATCCGGCGCGGGCACGGCAACCTTGTGCGCATGGCCACCTCCGGCCTGACGCTCGATCTGCTGGCCACGATCTGCGATCAATTGGCCGAGCATCTGCCGCGCGTCAGCGATCCCGATATGGCGCTGAACAACGTCGATCGGTTCGTGAGTTCGGCGCGAAACCCGCTGTCTCTCGGTTCGCTGTTCGAGCGCGATCCCGAGGCGCTGCCGACGCTGTTGCAGATCTTTTCGACGAGCCAGTATCTCAGCGATCTGATCATCACCGATTCGGAAAGCTACGATCTGCTGCGGATGACCGAAGGCCAAGCAGTCGGGCGCGATCTGCTGGTCGAAGAACTACAAGCCGAGGTGGCCACGCTCACCGATGAATTGATGGTGATGGCGGCGCTGCGGCGGTTCAAGCGCCGCGAAACGTTGCGGATCAGCTACGGCGACATGATTCGCGGCCAGCGGTTGGAAACCGTCACTCGTCAAATCTCTTATCTCGCCGATGCGATTCTCGAAGCGGCCGTCGCCGGGGCGCGGCGCAATCTTGAAGCGAAGCGCGGCATCCCGCGCGGCCCCGACGGCGAGCGAGCTCAATTCGTTGTGATCGCGATGGGAAAGCTCGGCGGCGTGGAGCTGAACTATTCGAGCGATATCGACCTGATCTTTCTCTACGACGTCGACGGCACGACCGACGGCCTTCGGCCGATCGCCAATAGCGAATTTTTCGGCCGCCTGGCTCGCGAGGTCGTGCGGTTGCTGACCGAGCCGACCGAGTTGGGTATTTGCTATCGGGTCGATTTGCGGTTGCGGCCGGAAGGGGAGCATGGTCCGGTCGTCATCAGCCTCGAAAGCGCGGTGCACTATTACGACCTGTTGGGCCGAACTTGGGAGCGGCAGGCGTTCGTCAAAGCCAGGCCCGTGGCCGGCGATCTGGAATTGGGGCAAGAGCTGCTCAAGCAACTCGAGCCGTGGATCTATCGCCGGTATTTGAGCCGAGCCGACATCGCCGGCATCAAGGCCCTCAAGCGGCGGATCGAAAAGCGCAGCGAACGGGAAGGGGCCGACGACCGCAACGTCAAAACCGGCCGCGGCGGAATTCGCGATATCGAATTCGCCATCCAATTTCTGCAACTGCTCAACGGCGGCGACTTGCCCCCCTTGCGGACCAGCAACACGCTCGACGCGATTGCCCGGCTCGAAGACGCCGGCTGCCTGACGCATCAAGAGCGGACGATCCTTGAAGACAACTACGGTTTTCTGCGCAAGATCGAGCATCGGCTGCAAATCATGTTCGACTTGCAAACGCACACGATGCCCGAGTCGCCCGAGGAATTGCGCCGGTTGGCGATTCGCATGGGCTATGGCGGCCGGCCGGCCCGGGCGGCTCTCGAGGCATTTCTCGCCGACTATAAGCAAAAGACTGAATTGAATCGCAAGATTCTCGATCACTTGCTGCACGACGCATTTGCCGACGACCATCAGCCGGAGCCTGAAATCGACTTGGTGCTCGATCCCGATCCGCCCAGCGCGCGGGTGGTGGAGGTGCTCGCGCGGTATCCGTTCCGCAATATCCACGAGGCCTATCAGAACCTGATGGCCTTGAGCCGCGAGAAGATTCGCTTTTTGTCGACGCGGCGCTGCAGGCATTTCCTGGCGGCCATCGCGCCGCGGCTTCTCAAGGCCATCGCGGTCACGCCCGATCCCGATGCGACGCTCGTGAATCTCAGCAAGGTGAGCGATTCGCTGGGGGGCAAGGGAGTGCTGTGGGAATTGTTCAGCTTCAATCCGCCGTCGCTGCGGCTGTATGTCGAGCTATGTGCGCTCAGTTCGTTCTTGTCGGGATTGCTCACCAGCAACCCGGGCATGATCGACGAACTGATGGACAGCCTGGTGTTGGACAAGCTGCCGACGCTCGAAGCAATGGAAGCCAGCCTCGGCGATCTGACCCACGCGGCCGAAGATCTCGATCCGATCTTGCATAGCTTCAAAAGCGCTCAGCAATTGCGCGTCGGCGTGCGCGATATTTTGGGCAAGGAAGATATTCATGCCACGACCGGCGCCCTTTCAGACATCGCGCTGGCCTGCTTGCGGCGGATCACGCTGCAGGAATATCAACGCCTCGCGGCAAAGCTGGGCGAGCCGCTGATCGCCACCGGCGACGACGCCGGGCGCATTTCGCAATTCGTCATATTGGCGATGGGTAAATTCGGCGGCAGGGAATTGAACTATCATAGCGATCTCGATCTCATCTTTCTCTACGAGGCCGAGGGAGTGACGTTTCATGCCCGGCGAACGCGCCGCAGCAGCGAAACCACCAACAACCAGCATTTCTTCAGCGAACTCGGGCAGCGGATCATCAAGGTGGCCAGCCAGCTTGGGCCGAACGGCCGCCTTTATGAAATCGATCCCCGGCTGCGGCCGACCGGGCGAAGCGGCGCGCTGGCCACTTCGCTCGATGAATTGCAGCGCTATTTCCTTGAGGGGCATGGGCAGCTTTGGGAGCGACAAGCGCTCTGCAAGGCGCGCGTGGTTTATGGGTCGCCGGCCGCCGCGGCGCGCACGCTCGTTGCTGTAGCCAACTCGATATACGGCATTCTTTGGCAAGCGGGCAATGCGGCCGAGATGCGGCGGATGCGGCTGCGACTGCAAGAAGCGGCCAAGCCGAACGACATCAAGCGCGGCGCCGGCGGAATCGTCGATATCGAATTCATCGCGCAAATGCTGCAACTGAAATTCGGCGCCGAAAACGAGGCGATTCGAGTGCCCGGCACTCGTGATGCGCTCGCCGCATTGCATACCGCCGGCCTGCTTTCGGACCACGATTTCAAATTTCTTATTGCCAGTTATACGACGCTGCGCACGATCGAAGGCCGCTTGCGCTTGATGACTCCCACGGCCCGAAACGAATTGCCGGACGACCCAATCGAGCAAGCCAAGCTGGCCCGGCTGCTGAACTACGCCGACACGGCGGCTCTTTTGGCCGACTGGCAATGGCTGCGCGAAGAAAATCGCAGCCGTTTCGAGCGGATTTTCGGCGAGACGTAAACCGGCCGCGTGTTCGCGCCCGCAGCGTCCGCCACTGGCAAGCGAAGTCTGCAGTGCCGGCCGGCGAGTTCGGTCACTATCAAGTAACTGCCGAATCGTGGGAACGGACGGGAGACGATGTTGGCGAGTGGTCCGTCCTGCGGCGCTCGCACTGGCCGACTGCGATGGCCAGTGGCACACCGGCACTATGCTTCCATGGCCGGCAGCATGAAGATTTTGCCGTCGCCCATGCGGCCGGTGCGGGCGATTTCGACGATGCGGCGGACGATTTCTTCCGCCCGCGCATCGTCGACCCAGAGCGTGATTTCCACCTTGGGCAGGAAGGCGAGCGAATATTCGCTGTCGCCATATTGGTCGAGATAGCTTTTCTGTCGGCCATAGCCTTTCACTTCGCTGACGCTGCACGCCTCGAGCGGCGCCCGCTTGAGCCCCTCCAACACTCGCTCAGCCAGATACGGCTTGACGATGGCGACGATTTGTTTCACAGGATGGACTGCGTCGGTTTAAGGGTCAACCACACTAGCCCGAAGCGTTAGCAAGGGCGCATTGCGATAGAACGTTGCCTTCTCTTCGATGTTGATCTATTGAGCCTGACTTAGTAAATGGAAAACACGCCCGAGATCGGTTCGGCGTTTCTCGAACTAGTTCCAAATCAATTTCCATTATCAAAGTCAGGCTCAATGGCGACGTACGCGCTGTGGGGTTCGTGTGATGTGTGATCTTGCGGCAGTTCGTTCCTCGCTTACGCTTCGGGCTAGTGTCGCCACACAAACCCGAAGCG
The sequence above is a segment of the Pirellulales bacterium genome. Coding sequences within it:
- a CDS encoding aldehyde dehydrogenase family protein; translation: MQATEELIRSVVEQVLSQLGPRAHASNGSSFTGRHGVFTCVDDAVAAATEAFEQLSERSIADRRRIIDHIRRISIDDSVELGTMEMEETKIGRLPHKIEKLKTLGERTPGVEFLTSEVFSGDNGLAVIEHAPFGVIGAITPVTHSLPTITGNAVSMIASGNTMVVNPHPSGKRVAAEGVRRFNQAIYRDLGIDNLICVIAEPTIESADAIFNHRGVKLICVTGGPAVARAALRSSKRAIVAGPGNPPVVVDETADLDRAARCIIQGGAYDNNLLCIAEKEVFVVGDVFDKMMAAMDRAGAVRLGAKEVDALTRVAIASVGEGKDQHDVPAKEFLGQDAAVLARGIGKQISPDVELLFGETDEHNPFVSVEQMMPFVPFVRCRDVGEAIEKAKFYEHGFRHTAIIHSNNVRNMTHMGRVMDTTLFIKNGPCMAGLGLGGEGYLSFSVATPTGEGVTTPLTFTRQRRCTMVDDLRILGKA
- a CDS encoding EutN/CcmL family microcompartment protein — translated: MFVAKVTGAVVATQKVATMVGHKLLVVEPYRLEPQQRGSLVTTGRTFVAVDTVGAGQGEFVLITQGSSARLTPETKSLPIDTVIIGIVDKVHVDSQCVFERETS
- a CDS encoding acetate/propionate family kinase codes for the protein MKILVANLGSTSFKYRLFDMADERQLARGGVERIGSRSGAADAPQSRWFAEIGSNRSEGVALVPDHAVAVRQCLEHLTDPNGGCLHDAGEVSAIGFKAVHGGRLSGVQRVTPEVLAAMEEMNHVAPAHNPPYVAAMRLLSERLPGIPLVAAFETGFHQTIPPRLRNYAIPQNWAESLHIERWGFHGASHRYIATRTAQLVAGEPSAPLASGGKVAEPSSPLSPGGRGAGPSAPLSPGGRGAGGEGASANDLRIISCHLGGSSSVCAIRGGRSVATSMGMSPQSGLPQNNRVGDFDPFALPLIVQQTGKSLDEVLHVLAEQGGLLGISGTSGDVRDLETAAAAGDERAQLALDIFTTSVRHYLGAYLVELGGADAIVFTGGIGENSAAVRSAVCQGLKSLGILLDAERNTSARGESRIDGPDSRVQLWIMPTNEELVVAWQCKQFLESAA
- a CDS encoding BMC domain-containing protein, which codes for MQSAIGLVETKGLIGLVEATDAMAKAANVQIVKRVSIGGGLVTTVVSGDVGSVRAAVEAGANAASQTGELVSSHIIPRPAEGLTNAFLG
- a CDS encoding BMC domain-containing protein gives rise to the protein MAKVMEALGMIETKGFVALVEASDAMMKAANVQFLGWDKVGSGLVTAFVTGDVAAVKAATDAGAAAAGRIGEVVGVQVIPRPHDDIGIVLPPPGKKAAGGD
- a CDS encoding phosphate propanoyltransferase — encoded protein: MSSTVATTFDRSSVERIVRDIITARGAGVGATQQLPQPPAKLQTPNLVVSISARHCHLTDEHVETLFGSGHKLTPMKDLYQDGFFAAEETVMVVGPRRRMLPAVRVLGPTRPYTQVELAFTDAISLGLELPVRMSGNVKATPGCVLVGPKGVVELKEGVIRAERHVHMNFEHAAYYGVKNGGRMSLRIESPCPTVFDDLVVRADATSKLEVHLDTDEGNAADLDHATRVELFIRGEGRGARD
- a CDS encoding DeoR/GlpR family DNA-binding transcription regulator is translated as MALAEERRNRLLELVRMRGFASLPELADQMGVSESTIRRDLDQLEGIGSAKRTHGGVFYTGTSPQLPPFDERQPAQWDKKRLVAQRASQLVQNGDTLLLDGGSTTYEVARLLVGRPLQIVTNSLPVANLFASAANTDLVVLGGYVYPRTGVTLGPYANHMLAGLSVRKTILSVAGINERGFFNSNLLLVETERAMMRCAEEVIVVADSTKFGHQSLANLCPLDAVHCLIVDDEIEAKWTQRLSDAGLNVLIAEKPMDTPAESK
- a CDS encoding Maf family protein yields the protein MPPRRPKLILASRSPQRRQLLAAAGYEFEIVPPLDVDECGICSRKSPAELVARLALEKASDVAVQVGQGLILACDTVAECDGQVLGKPENESLARRMLEMLSGREHRVLSGVCLWKLPERDPLIRIAMTRLKMDHLSPADLAAYVESWQWEGKAGGFGYQDRLGWVKVLEGSESNVIGLPMELLGEMIEQIAKP
- a CDS encoding P-II family nitrogen regulator; this encodes MKQIVAIVKPYLAERVLEGLKRAPLEACSVSEVKGYGRQKSYLDQYGDSEYSLAFLPKVEITLWVDDARAEEIVRRIVEIARTGRMGDGKIFMLPAMEA